Below is a genomic region from Pseudocalidococcus azoricus BACA0444.
TTGGCCTGGTGGATCCAATTCCCTATCGTTGTTTTTAAGCTGAACATATCTTAAAGAAGGCGTTAGTGTTGGCCCTGATAATCATCCCGAGTTCCCCTGGCCTTGATGGCATCACTAATTCGACCCAGGGCATGAACATAGGCGGCCGTTCTGAAGGGGATGGTTTTGGCCTGGGCAATGTGCCAAATTTCATTCGTTTCCCGTAACATCCGCTCTTGAAGTTTTTGATCCACTTCTGCTGCACTCCAATACCAGCCACTCCGATTTTGGACCCACTCAAAATAGCTCACAGTGACTCCCCCAGCATTGACTAAAATATCGGGAAAAACCGGAATTCCCTTTTGCGCCAAAATTGCATCGGCAGCGGCAGTAATCGGGCCATTAGCCACCTCAAAAATCACCTTGGCCTGGACTTGGGCAGCATTGTCTTGGGTAATTTGTTTTTCCAGGGCGGCGGGAACCAACACATCCACGGGCAGTTGCAGCAGTTCGGCGTTGGTAATCCGTTGATAGTCCACGCGCTGACAGACACTTCCGGCACAATAGACCGCCTCCAGGCCCCGCGTCGTTTCCTTATATTGCTTAACACTGGGAATATCTAATCCCTCTGGGGCATAAATACCGCCTTGGGAATCACTCACCGCCACAACCCGATAACCCGACCTAAAAAGCAGTTCCGCTAAAATCCCCCCCGCATTGCCAAAGCCTTGAATCGCCACAGTCGTGTTTGGGGGTTGATAGCCATAGCGGGGTAACACATTATTGATTACGGTATAGGCTCCCTTGGCGGTGGCAGAATTGCGGCCTAAACTTCCCCCCATCGCAATCGGTTTACCCGTGACCACGCCGCGACTAATTCGCCGTTGAATTAAGCTATATTGATCCATCATCCAGCCCATAATCATGGCATTGGTATAAACATCTGGAGCCAAAATATCCATGTCCGGGCCAATAAAGTCGGCAATTCCGTCAATATAGCCGCGGCTGAGGCGTTCTAATTCCATGACCGAGAGGGCTTTCGGATTAACCGTGATCCCCCCCTTTGCCCCGCCAAAAGGTAAATCCATCACGGCACACTTAAAGGTCATCCAAAAGGCTAGGGATTCCACTTCATCGGCAGTGACATGGGGATGGTAGCGGACTCCGCCTTTGCCCGGCCCCCGCGTGTCCTCGTAGCGCACCCGATAGCCCTGAAAAATTTGCAATGAGCCATCATCCATCCGCACCGGAATGGCTACCCGAATCGCGGCTTTGGGGTATTTCAACCGTTCTCGGGTATCGGTGGGTAAGTCCAGATGGGCCATAGCCCGTTGCAGTTGAATTTGGGCATCGGATAGTTGGGAACCACTCATAAGATCCTGGAATTGGGCCTAAGTCTAATTTTACGATGGCGGTTTGCCCAACCAGGCCTGGGTTATCAGAACCGTTACTTGGCTTTGTATTCCTAGATCAGGTTGATCCTCGCCCAAGCCCCCTACTCATTTCCCTGAGGCTTTCCTGTCCCAAGGGAGGGGATCATCACATTGCCAGCCTAATAGCAACTCGTCAAAAATTCGATTAAAGACAATAATCTTAAGATTTCCATCTATTTATAACAGTCTGCGTAACATTATAAGTTTAAGAACTGTGTCTTCAAATTGCAAGTCTTTAGTTAGCACTGTAATATCAAGCCAATGCTCAACCAGCAACCCAATTATTTCCATGAAACATAGCTTTACCCTTGCTTTTATCTGTTTGACTATCCTGTTTGCGCGCGGGGCAATGGCTGAAACCTGCGAACCTTTACCCCCTCAAGTTTCACCCACTGATGGCAACAAAGTCCGCGTCAGAATTGCTCCCGACCTGGGCTTTGGCTCCCATGGCAATACTTACTTTATAATCCCTCGGCCTGTTTCTACTGTCACCATCAAACTCACACCAGTTACAACTGATAATGCTGCCTACCC
It encodes:
- a CDS encoding Glu/Leu/Phe/Val family dehydrogenase, with translation MSGSQLSDAQIQLQRAMAHLDLPTDTRERLKYPKAAIRVAIPVRMDDGSLQIFQGYRVRYEDTRGPGKGGVRYHPHVTADEVESLAFWMTFKCAVMDLPFGGAKGGITVNPKALSVMELERLSRGYIDGIADFIGPDMDILAPDVYTNAMIMGWMMDQYSLIQRRISRGVVTGKPIAMGGSLGRNSATAKGAYTVINNVLPRYGYQPPNTTVAIQGFGNAGGILAELLFRSGYRVVAVSDSQGGIYAPEGLDIPSVKQYKETTRGLEAVYCAGSVCQRVDYQRITNAELLQLPVDVLVPAALEKQITQDNAAQVQAKVIFEVANGPITAAADAILAQKGIPVFPDILVNAGGVTVSYFEWVQNRSGWYWSAAEVDQKLQERMLRETNEIWHIAQAKTIPFRTAAYVHALGRISDAIKARGTRDDYQGQH